Proteins encoded within one genomic window of Psilocybe cubensis strain MGC-MH-2018 chromosome 2, whole genome shotgun sequence:
- a CDS encoding Heat shock 70 kDa protein 12A, whose product MSLRQPYSGSQRKLVLAFDVGTTFSGISYSILDPGEVPEIRGVTRYPAQEHVGGDSKIPTVIQYDKQGRVQAVGAEALQETVEEIAEEEEWPPRTEWFKLHLRPKTKSASHVTQTIPPLPEGKTATEVFADFLRYLYQCARTYIEETHANGVDLWRNLESRTDFVLTHPNGWEGAQQSLMRRAAVLAGLIPDSPAGQRRLSFVTEGEASLHFCISSGLTTEAIKQGKGILIVDAGGGTIDISAYKQASQDIKSFEEMAAPQCHFQGSIFVTNNAKSYLEKFLKGSRFVNDIPYITKVFDKTTKLRFRNAEDAQFIKFGGIRDKDPALNIRSGQLKLLGTDVAAFFEPSVECIANSIEQQRAASKTAIASVFLVGGFAASDWLFNNLKDRFSAYGLDISRPDSHVNKAVADGAISFYLDHFVGARVSKHAYGTNYAAVFQPNNPEHIARMSQKFVASDGRVLISGAFDVILPKACPLSEVQEFRQSYCLMSRNRTDLQSVSSSIRCYRGENTNPRWLDVDRKMYSTLCVVTADTSQVPVPLCYSINSNSMYYRIEIDIILSFGMTELKAQIAWNENGVEKRSPAEIVYEPDELTHN is encoded by the exons ATGTCACTCAGACAACCTTACAGTGGCTCGCAGCGAAAACTGGTCCTTGCCTTCGACGTTGGGACCACTTTCAGCGGTATATCATACAG CATCCTTGACCCGGGAGAAGTTCCTGAAATTCGCGGGGTAACAAG ATATCCAGCTCAAGAGCACGTTGGCGGCGATTCAAAGATACCAACCGTCATCCAATATGATAAACAAGGTCGCGTTCAAGCTGTCGGTGCCGAGGCACTGCAAGAAACAGTTGAAGAAATCgctgaggaggaagaatggCCACCAAGGACGGAATG GTTCAAGCTCCATCTTCGGCCAAAGACCAAATCAGCATCCCACGTCACCCAGACGATTCCCCCGTTGCCAGAAGGGAAGACAGCGACAGAAGTATTCGCCGATTTCCTACGCTATCTATACCAATGCGCGCGCACGTATATCGAAGAGACCCACGCCAACGGTGTGGATTTGTGGCGAAACTTGGAATCCCGTACAGACTTCGTTCTAACTCATCCGAATGGGTGGGAGGGTGCTCAGCAGAGCCTCATGCGCAGAGCAGCAGTCCTGGCAGGCCTTATTCCCGACAGTCCCGCTGGACAACGACGGCTTTCTTTCGTCACTGAAGGAGAAGCCAGTCTTCATTTCTGTATCTCAAGTGGATTAACTACGGAGGCTATCAAG CAAGGAAAGGGTATTCTGATCGTTGACGCCGGAGGAGGTACAATTGATATCAGTGCCTACAAGCAAGCGTCTCAGGACATCAAGTCATTTGAAGAAATGGCTGCCCCTCAAT GTCATTTTCAGGGGTCAATTTTCGTGACCAATAATGCAAAAAGCTATCTCGAAA AGTTTTTGAAAGGCTCTCGCTTCGTCAACGATATTCCGTACATTACCAAGGTCTTCGACAAGACGACGAAGCTGAGATTCCGAAACGCCGAAGACGCGCAATTCATCAAATTTGGGGGCATTAGGGACAAAGATCCTGCGCTCAACATACGTTCAGGACAATTGAAACTCCTTGG GACAGATGTTGCCGCGTTTTTCGAACCATCTGTTGAATGCATTGCAAATTCTATCGAACAACAACGCGCTGCGTCAAAGACTGCAATCGCG TCAGTCTTCCTCGTTGGCGGTTTCGCGGCAAGCGATTGGCTATTCAACAACCTCAAAGACAGATTCTCTGCATATGGATTGGATATCAGTCGCCCGGATAGCCACGT AAACAAGGCCGTGGCCGATGGTGCCATATCTTTCTACCTCGATCATTTTGTTGGCGCACGAGTCTCCAAGCACGCTTACGGTACCAACTATGCGGCCGTTTTCCAGCCGAATAACCCAGAACACATTGCCCGGATGTCTCAAAAATTTGTTGCGTCTGATGGTCGTGTGCTCATTTCCGGTGCTTTCGATGTTATCTTACCAAAGGCATGTCCAC TTTCGGAGGTTCAAGAATTCAGACAATCCTATTGCCTAATGTCACGAAATCGAACAGATTTACAAAGCGTCTCCTCAAGTATACGTTGCTATCGCGGCGAAAATACCAACCCCCGGTGGTTAGACGTCGACAGAA AAATGTATTCTACGCTCTGTGTTGTGACGGCAGATACGTCTCAGGTACCAGTGCCTCTTTGTTACTCCATCAACAGTAACTCGATGTACTATCGCATCGAAATCGATATCATATTATCCTTTGGAATGACCGAATTGAAGGCACAGATTGCATGGAACGAAAAT GGTGTTGAGAAAAG GAGCCCCGCTGAAATCGTTTACGAACCAGACGAACTAACGCATAACTGA